Proteins from a genomic interval of Lolium perenne isolate Kyuss_39 chromosome 1, Kyuss_2.0, whole genome shotgun sequence:
- the LOC127308463 gene encoding expansin-B9-like produces MGSLSYVLAVAVLAALVTGGACISKVPPGPNITTKYDTRWLPAKATWYGKPTGAGPKDNGGACGIKDVNLPPYLGMTACGNIPIFKDGKGCGSCYEVKCQKPVPCADKPITIFVTDKNYEPIAPYHFDLSGHAFGLMALPGKDQALRSVGELELQFRRVRCKYPPGTKITFHVEKGSNPNYLAILVKFVSDDGDIVQVDIQEKQSPAWKPMTQSWGAVWRWDGAIPIKGPFSLRLTSESGKKLVAQDVIPAAWKADTVYPSNIQF; encoded by the exons ATGGGTTCCCTCTCCTACGTCCTCGCCGTTGCCGTCCTGGCGGCGCTGGTCACCGGCGGCGCGTGCATCTCCAAGGTGCCGCCGGGCCCCAACATCACGACCAAATACGACACCAGGTGGCTCCCCGCCAAGGCCACCTGGTACGGCAAGCCCACGGGCGCAGGACCCAAAGACAACG GAGGCGCGTGCGGGATCAAGGACGTGAACCTGCCTCCCTACCTTGGCATGACGGCCTGCGGCAACATCCCCATCTTCAAGGACGGCAAGGGATGCGGCTCCTGCTACGAG GTCAAGTGTCAGAAGCCAGTGCCGTGCGCCGACAAGCCGATCACGATCTTCGTCACGGACAAGAACTACGAACCCATCGCGCCCTACCACTTCGACCTCTCCGGCCATGCCTTCGGCCTCATGGCGCTGCCCGGGAAGGACCAGGCGCTCCGGTCCGTCGGAGAGCTCGAGCTGCAGTTCAGGAGGGTGCGCTGCAAGTACCCGCCCGGCACCAAGATCACCTTCCACGTCGAGAAGGGATCCAACCCCAACTACCTCGCCATACTCGTCAAGTTCGTCTCTGACGACGGCGACATTGTCCAGGTGGACATCCAGGAGAAGCAGTCACCGGCGTGGAAGCCCATGACGCAGTCGTGGGGCGCCGTCTGGAGGTGGGACGGCGCCATCCCGATCAAGGGCCCCTTCTCCCTCCGCCTCACCAGCGAGTCCGGCAAGAAGCTCGTCGCCCAAGACGTCATCCCGGCAGCCTGGAAGGCCGACACTGTCTACCCGTCAAACATCCAGTTCTAG